The proteins below come from a single bacterium genomic window:
- a CDS encoding ATP-binding domain-containing protein, translated as MNQTIATDESGLSAADLAVIEDEERLLSGVQEAIAAAREEVLDRGGLLERIKELREEAAGAVAEDLPALLDQLHTHQALAGHRPAITRMPDRRSPYFARMRLRQYTDDGEPGQAREILLGYRTFIDEARGVTIIDWRHAPVARVFYTYREGDDYVEEFPGGVKEGTVQVRRVLTIEDGRLVRIVTPGRTLVRREGGPWEVDRGRFAPRFAGGEGAATRQATRLPKFGVGATGRPAPEVAALLDPEQYALLQVDDRTPVLVLGGAGSGKTTVALHRLAALAYRDPERYRQNNMLVVVPEPGLARLSKKLLISLGMDKVRVNTFDDWIRGQASNLLRRLSRRYYEATPARVIRFKRHPALLTVLDEVLARSEAETLRRLRRAMPADPEIAERVGAASKSRPLLERFDRAVAPVLAERANPIAEREVSKRLRERQSAVQRERDRLFDLAWERAELFSDRDLLMRSVRASNGELTPGMVDEVIEHTRGQLADKSDEDYSGYDPLRAEALDKRTLAESTPYEAAGTIDVEDLPILFELLRRKAGAIRTPGGRMPVFAHMVIDEAQDMAPAELMVLGQALRRSSAVTIAGDAAQQIDPAHSFDTWEHVLDLIGVRRAHSAHLKTSYRSPRPIAMFAHKVLGDLAPAEPPLTVRDGVPVSVTRMAHEGHEVVFLTEVLSDLLAREPRASVAVIARTAQVARRLFAPLSRLAKTRLVLRGEFDFKPGIDVTNVGNVKGLEFDYVIIPDADGMTYPDTPESRRALHVAATRAIHQLWVIAVGAPSPVLPANAE; from the coding sequence GAACCAGACGATTGCCACCGACGAATCCGGCCTTTCCGCGGCCGATCTTGCCGTCATCGAGGACGAGGAGCGCCTGCTTTCCGGCGTGCAGGAGGCGATCGCCGCCGCGCGTGAGGAGGTTCTCGACCGCGGGGGCCTGCTCGAACGCATCAAGGAGCTGCGCGAGGAGGCCGCGGGCGCCGTTGCCGAGGATCTGCCGGCCCTGCTCGACCAGCTTCACACGCACCAGGCGCTTGCCGGGCATCGGCCCGCCATCACGCGGATGCCCGATCGCCGCTCGCCGTACTTTGCCCGAATGCGCCTTCGCCAATACACGGACGACGGCGAGCCGGGGCAGGCGCGCGAGATCCTGCTTGGCTACCGCACCTTCATCGACGAGGCGCGCGGGGTCACCATCATTGACTGGCGGCACGCGCCGGTCGCGCGCGTTTTTTACACCTACCGCGAGGGTGACGATTACGTCGAGGAGTTCCCCGGCGGGGTGAAGGAAGGGACTGTCCAGGTGCGCCGCGTGCTCACGATCGAGGACGGCCGCCTGGTGCGGATCGTCACACCCGGGCGCACGCTGGTCCGCCGCGAGGGCGGGCCATGGGAGGTCGATCGCGGGCGGTTCGCGCCGCGTTTCGCGGGCGGCGAAGGTGCCGCGACGCGCCAGGCGACGCGACTGCCGAAATTCGGCGTCGGCGCGACGGGACGCCCCGCGCCGGAGGTCGCCGCGCTGCTCGACCCCGAGCAATACGCGCTTTTGCAGGTTGACGACCGAACGCCCGTTCTCGTCCTTGGCGGAGCCGGCAGCGGCAAAACCACCGTCGCGCTGCATCGCCTGGCCGCGCTCGCGTACCGCGACCCGGAGCGCTACCGCCAGAACAACATGCTCGTCGTCGTGCCGGAGCCGGGCCTCGCGCGACTGTCGAAAAAGCTTTTGATCTCCCTTGGCATGGACAAGGTGCGCGTCAACACATTCGACGACTGGATCCGCGGCCAGGCCTCGAACCTGCTGCGCCGCCTTTCACGCCGCTACTACGAAGCCACGCCCGCGCGCGTGATCCGCTTCAAGCGCCACCCGGCGCTTCTGACGGTGCTCGATGAGGTTCTCGCGCGAAGCGAGGCCGAGACGCTGCGCCGCCTGCGCCGCGCCATGCCCGCTGATCCGGAGATCGCCGAGCGCGTCGGCGCCGCGTCGAAAAGCCGACCGCTGCTCGAGCGCTTCGATCGCGCCGTCGCCCCGGTGCTCGCCGAGCGCGCCAACCCCATCGCCGAGCGCGAGGTAAGCAAGCGCCTGCGCGAGCGGCAGTCCGCCGTGCAACGCGAGCGCGATCGCCTCTTCGACCTGGCGTGGGAGCGCGCGGAGCTTTTCTCGGATCGCGATTTGCTCATGCGCTCCGTCCGGGCGTCAAACGGCGAACTGACGCCGGGCATGGTCGACGAGGTCATCGAGCACACGCGCGGCCAGCTTGCCGACAAGAGCGACGAGGACTACAGCGGCTACGATCCCCTGCGCGCCGAGGCGCTCGATAAACGCACGCTCGCCGAGTCCACGCCGTACGAGGCGGCGGGAACGATCGACGTGGAGGACCTGCCCATCCTTTTCGAATTGCTTCGGCGCAAGGCCGGAGCGATCCGCACGCCCGGCGGGCGCATGCCGGTGTTCGCGCACATGGTCATCGACGAGGCGCAGGACATGGCGCCTGCGGAGCTGATGGTGCTCGGTCAGGCGCTGCGCCGGTCGAGCGCCGTCACCATCGCGGGCGACGCCGCGCAACAGATCGACCCGGCCCATTCGTTCGACACCTGGGAGCACGTGCTCGATCTGATTGGGGTGCGTCGCGCGCACAGCGCCCACCTGAAGACGTCATACCGCTCGCCACGGCCGATCGCGATGTTCGCGCACAAGGTGCTCGGCGATCTCGCGCCGGCCGAGCCGCCGCTGACGGTGCGCGACGGCGTGCCGGTCTCCGTCACGCGCATGGCGCACGAGGGGCACGAGGTCGTGTTTCTGACCGAAGTGCTCTCCGACCTGCTCGCGCGCGAGCCGCGTGCGTCGGTGGCGGTCATCGCGCGCACGGCGCAGGTGGCGCGGAGGCTGTTCGCGCCTCTGTCGCGTCTTGCAAAAACGCGCCTCGTGCTGCGCGGCGAGTTCGACTTCAAGCCGGGTATCGATGTGACGAACGTCGGAAACGTGAAGGGCCTGGAGTTCGACTACGTCATCATCCCGGATGCGGACGGGATGACCTATCCGGACACACCCGAATCTCGCCGCGCGCTGCACGTCGCGGCGACGCGCGCGATCCACCAGCTCTGGGTGATCGCTGTCGGCGCCCCGTCGCCGGTGCTGCCGGCGAACGCGGAATAA
- a CDS encoding Hpt domain-containing protein gives MTDGEATVLDLDAIGARFGGDKEIVVELLESFDEDASAAMPKLADAIAAGDAPEAASVSHALKGIAGNMGLDALYEAYLAVNAAAKHGDIATTRAAFETAERLFARFKREYEALDGEAS, from the coding sequence ATGACTGACGGCGAGGCAACCGTTCTGGATCTGGATGCCATCGGGGCGCGCTTCGGCGGCGACAAGGAGATCGTCGTCGAGCTTTTGGAAAGCTTTGACGAGGATGCGTCGGCCGCCATGCCGAAGCTCGCGGACGCGATCGCGGCCGGCGACGCGCCCGAGGCGGCATCCGTCTCCCACGCGCTCAAGGGCATCGCCGGCAACATGGGTCTCGACGCGCTCTACGAGGCGTATCTCGCGGTGAATGCCGCCGCCAAACACGGCGATATCGCCACCACGCGCGCCGCGTTCGAAACGGCCGAGCGCCTGTTCGCGCGGTTCAA